The genome window TCCACGAGGAAGCAAAGAGGGACAGAAAGGCAACAAGCAGCATGGATCCCAATGGACTTACGAGCTCTGGCGTTAGCCCCTCTGGAGCCACAATTCCCATTCATCCACCTGAGCCACCTGGCTATGGAGAGTCCACAGGGCTAcaagcaggaaagcagcaagacagctcccagcaccaggAGCCATGAAATGGCATTTGCTCAGAGCCTTAACAAAAAgccccagccagctctgcccGCGCAAACTGCTAATCAGCAAGCCAGATAATTAGCTGAGAGTCGGCTGCTGACATTAAGGAGGTGCCTGTcagaggggagcagaggagaagCCTGGGGAGGATTCAGACATGGTGGCAGCAGAAAGGAGGGTGAAGGAGAGAGCTTGCGAagagggaaagcagagaggaagCCAAGTGAGTAATGCAAGAGAAGGGCAGAGTCAAGGATGGGAACATGACTTATGGGAATAAACAAGCTGAGGCTGAGAGAAGTCAGAAAGGagacaaagaaaagcaaatgtaaATTCTCTCTGAGAAGATAAGCCAGCCCAGAGCTTATCTGTTGCTATGCAGAGGCCTGAACCAGTACTTCATCCTTATTTAAAGCAATCCACAAATTCAGTTCCTTTCTGTGGGACCCACAGACAAGGAAACACACCACAAACCCACAATTTGTACTCAGCCAGTGCAATATTTGTGTTCCATGAAGGACACAGTTCCAGAAACTCTCaactgtgtgccacagcaaGCAGCACCTCACAGGACCAGGACCTATAAGAAGCCCAAGCATATTCCAGAGAGAAGGAGCAAATTCCAGGACCTATTTAAAAAACACATCTGTAAGATAAAATCAATGGATGCCAGAGGAAAGAAACAACCTGAAACAGCTGCAGCCCCCTCTGCACCTTTTGCCAACCAAAACACCAGCAAAACTCCTGCTGCCCTTGACCATGTTCCTTCACGTTCCTGCCACATCTGTGCTTGCCCATGGTCCCCTCACACACCTGCCAAGGGTTTATGCTCCTCACACTGACATTGATGCCTACAATGAAATGTGTCGGTGCCCAACAGATGTCACAGAGCTGCCTGCCTGGGCACAGGCGGAGATCTCGATCTTTACCGATGCCCTGACACTGCTGTAACCAAGTCAAGCTGACGGAGACGCACGGGCCTCGAGAGAGGCCCTCCCTCTGGAATAGGGAGAGCACGAGACGGGCCATGGATGAAGTTTCAGGTATAAAGTCAGGGCTCAGCAACAGGTGGGGTGCGCCATGAGCGGTGTCAGATCTCAGCAGCAACTGAGGGAACGGAGACATGCCCTCAGCTGGCAGGCATCGGCGGGAGCTCCTCTCAGGAGCCACCCCGCGCACCGAGGGCTCCCTGCAGGGAACTCCAGTAGCAGCCAGCGATCTGAGCCAAGGCACAGCAGGGACCCGGACAGAAATGAAGCGGTCCCGGCGAGGGGCGGAGAAGGCGATGAAGCCCGGCGGGACCGAGCGCGGCCCGGGCCCAGCGCGCGGCCGCGTCTCCCCACGGCCCTGCCTCAGTCTCCAGAgccgggcagcgggcgggggcgCGCAGCAGGCCTGCAAGGCCATTGGCTGCCGGCGCCGTCCATCACAGCGCCGTCACCAATAGCAACGCGAGGCTCTGCGGGGCTAAGGGCGGGTACGCCCGGCCCCGCCTGGGCCAATCGCGTGGGAGAAGGTGGGCggcgcccccgccgcgccgcgaGGAAGGGGGGGCCAAGATGGCGGCAATGGGGGGGCCCGGCTGACACGGCGCTGCCCGTTCCCCGTCCCCGGGCGCTCTCCGCCGCTGCCCGCTCCTCGGCGAGGGATCGCGGGCCGCTCTCACCGCACCGAGACGGAGCAGGGATGCGGGAGAGGCCCGCAGGCTGCGGCGCAGCGGcctcccccagctccttcccgcCCGCCCGGTCACCTTCCCGCGACCCCGGCGCGGGGGTGTGTGAGGGAGGAGAGACCcctgaaggaaggaagggtgTCGCGGCCTCCCGCGCAGAGCTTTACCTGGCCGGCTCGGCGCGCCGCTGCCGCGGCTTCTCCACCgttgccgccgccgccgcctccttttggggggaatttttgtttttgtttctcttttcttttttttttttttccctccttttttttttttttttttttttcttttaattctctccgcctccccctcccctcccccctgGGGCGGACGGGCTCACCCAGCCGGCGGCGGGAGGGGAGGGCACAAGATGTCGGCTCCGTCCGCTCCGGCTACTGCCGCCTCCTCAGCGCCGCCTCCTCATTGCCGCTgccgccggtgccgccgccggTGCTgccgccggtgccgccgccgctccggccCCGGTGCCGCTTCGCCCCCCGCCACCCTCACCTCCCCCCCGCTCCCCCCCGGGGCTCCAGCGCCCCCGCCGCTCTCGGCGCTGTGGAGGCGGGGGGGGAGCAGGGGACACGCGCTCAAGAtggaggcggcggtggcggcgcgGGCCGGCCGAGCGGCGGGGAGAGGCGGCAGCCAGCGGCCAGGCGGGGGAGGGGGCTCCGCGCTCCGCTCCCCCCGCGGGCAGGCACCGCCCGCCCCTCCCCGGTGCCTTCCCACACCGAGCGGGAGGCCCCCGGGGGCCGCTGGTGACGGGAGGGCGGGGGGTCCCTCCGCGCTGCCCTCGTGGCTGAGGCGGGGGTCGCTGCTGCCCGCGGCTGACGAGGCAGGCACCGGGCAGCCGCGGCCTCCCGGAGGCCGGAGCGGGCGGCTGTCCCTGCGCCTCGCCTGCCCCCCGCATCATCCGCGGGGTTGGGGTttgggagctgggctgcagaTGTGCGGGCCCATCCCAGGCCGGTTCCTCACAGCCGGGAGCCGTCAGGCCGCGGGAAATGAGGTGGGATTTTTGTCCCAGGCTCGTTTGGGGTGTCTTCATTTTTGCAGCCCGCTTGTTTTGCAGGAGGCGTGGGGTCCCAGGAAACACCCTGAAGCATGGTCGGGTGCCAGAGTCCAACCCGGCTGCACTCCCAGAGAACCTTTGCCTGCCCCAGTTAGTCTACAAGCAACATCAAACAAACGATGTAAATAGCGAGAGCCTGTGTTTATTTTGTAGACTTAATATTTCAGGTCCAGATGGCCTTTTCACATGCAGAGGTGGGGCAGGCTGGAGGGACAAGCGAGAGAGGGACTGAGGGGGGATTGAACAAGGAAGAAGTTAAGTTAGCAACTGAGATAAGAACTGAGATAGGAATTGCAGAGGCTCCCACACTTACTTTTTATAGAGCATGCCACATACTTGAGCATATGTGCGTTCCACCTCCCACTCTGCGCAGAGTATTGCATAATATCACCATCTGAATTTATAGAATTAACTGTTTTAGAAGGAAGCAGAGAATGTTGTTTTCCCTCATTTACAGTCCAACTGGAGATCTTTTGTCTCTTAACGTATGTTAACCATGGAATCTGAGAGCAGCTAGTCTGTGACAGTCTGTTTTGCAAAGTGCTCAGGTTGGACCAGAACTTGTTGCGGctttaaaagcaaagagaaagatGTGCCTTACTGCTGAACAGTCTTTACATATCCCTTTGAAGTATATATGGTGTATACTTTTTTACAGGTCTACTATTTGCATATcaaaacttgaaaataaataataaactattcttttttttttttttttttgcatgaaaaaTAACATATCAAGGATTGGGGAATGGTTTCAAACTAAGAGAGGTGGTTTAGATTgagtaacaggaaaaaaaatcttctctgtGATgctggtgaggcactggaacaggttgtccagggaagctgtggctgccacattcctggaagtgttcaaggctaggtTGGATGGAGTCACCTGCTCGAGTGAAAGGTGTCCCACAGCAGGAGACTGCAAACAGATGttaagtcccttccagcccaggccattctgtgattttcctgCTTTATAATTGGGTTTgacttgactttttttttttaatatgaccAACTTTTGCAAACCCTTTAATTTTTGACCCTTTGAAACTTTATACTCTTAAATTTGCATTGGAATTAGcttattataattatattagGTTCCCTATTAAGAACAGTGGGATGACTTTGTGCACAGAGATGTCCAGACATCTCTGATGACTGAGGGCCATGTGTTACAACATCAAAACAAGTTAtacattatttcattttatatcaAATCTGTGGAACTAACGTGTTATTGGAAAAAACATTCTGAACTTTTCTCAAATCCCAGAAGCACAGCTTAATTCAATTTATTTGCTGTCCCAGTTTTTAAAGGGTACAAGTGCAAAATGAGTTGCTTCAAATGAAAGCAGCAGCCAAGATACCTCAAACAGAGTTGGGCACCTTCATTCATATTACAATTTTCTCCATGTTTATTCAAGCATACttaaaaagggaagagaagTATAATTTAAAATTGAGAGCTGACCTTTTTCTTTGTTGATTTATGAAGACTCAAAACTGACTTATGTTTGAATCTCTTTTTGGCTGtttgttctgctgctgttttcttcaGAATTGCCGAAATTAGAGCAATTGCTAAACAGGTCCCTTGTGCATTCAAGGTTAAAACCTGATATCTCAAAAGTGATAAGCCTCAGTTGCCATGTATTTTCACTGGaattttatacatatatttataacCCTCTTCAGCCTCACTAACATCAGAGAGGTCACACAAGCACCCAGCGCTACCTCCTCAGTGGTCCTTATTTTTTGAATCTCAATGTtctctaattttaaaatatttttttttggttgaagTGTTCTGAAGACAGCTCTGAAATTATGGTTTATGGCAggagaatttttatttttccagccaAACTTGGCTAAAAGAAGTTAACTCAATTTCATGTAACAGCAAATCAATGAGGGTTGCAAATATACTAACCCTTCAGTATTATTTAATGGAGTGCATGCCAACAAAAAAGGAGAGCTGACTGAATCAGCTGTGAGCCAGCACCAGCTGAACATCATCATTAAAAGCTGTGTAAGCTCATGTGCTCAGAAAATGGCCTTGTAAAGAGAAATCAGGCAAAACATCCCCCAAACCACATTCACCTGGAAACTGTGACATTTTCTTTCAGTGTAGatttggactcaatgatctttaaTGACCtttccaacctgaatgattCCATGATAAGTACAATTAGTGCAGCGAGTGTCCATCCTTTTGGGGGGAAAGCAAATTACTAGTGGCTATTCTGGTCTTCATTCAGTCTTTCATGTCTTGTTTCTTTcagctgtgaaaagaaaaacagccatAATCACATTTCCAGCCAACACTCTGCTGACCCATGATACAGGAAAAATGCAGAGGATTAGGAACGCTTTCCCTGGTTGCTCAGGCAACAGCAAGACATGGGAATATGAGAAGGTATTACCATCCTTTGTACAGAATCTCACTAGAGTTCTCAGTCGTGtttataattttctgtttttcctcatTCCCATTGTCACATACTTATAACATGAACATTATTTGTTTAGTCTGCTACCTAGAATGTGAAAATGTTAAATACAAAAACAGATAATGTGTCTTTTTCCTACAGgataaaataagtatttttgaTAAGTGGCTGTGGCAGTTTTCAAAATTACGCACTGAAAGGTTTCTAGGTTTCTGTGTTTTCCAAAACACAGTTATTATCTCTCTTTAAAAAtcctctgattctgtgacatctcttaagaaaataaaataattattcctttgtctgctttttctttcccac of Anomalospiza imberbis isolate Cuckoo-Finch-1a 21T00152 chromosome 26, ASM3175350v1, whole genome shotgun sequence contains these proteins:
- the LOC137462851 gene encoding basic salivary proline-rich protein 4-like, with translation MPSAGRHRRELLSGATPRTEGSLQGTPVAASDLSQGTAGTRTEMKRSRRGAEKAMKPGGTERGPGPARGRVSPRPCLSLQSRAAGGGAQQAWRVRPAPPGPIAWEKVGGAPAAPRGRGGQDGGNGGARLTRRCPFPVPGRSPPLPAPRRGIAGRSHRTETEQGCGRGPQAAAQRPPPAPSRPPGHLPATPARGCVREERPLKEGRVSRPPAQSFTWPARRAAAAASPPLPPPPPPFGGNFCFCFSFLFFFFPSFFFFFFFSFNSLRLPLPSPLGRTGSPSRRREGRAQDVGSVRSGYCRLLSAASSLPLPPVPPPVLPPVPPPLRPRCRFAPRHPHLPPAPPRGSSAPAALGAVEAGGEQGTRAQDGGGGGGAGRPSGGERRQPAARRGRGLRAPLPPRAGTARPSPVPSHTEREAPGGRW